In a genomic window of Phalacrocorax aristotelis chromosome 8, bGulAri2.1, whole genome shotgun sequence:
- the POP4 gene encoding ribonuclease P protein subunit p29 isoform X2, which produces MGQPRLQPQRPEEAKAFVNAFLKRSMPKKKDEAIQDILTRKAVVLEHYSKKKTKQKRKKLKGFTAKQRREMHLFEIEPKQQRYTIFLQLHELWKQYIRDLCHGLKPDAQPHMIQGKLLKADLHGAIVTVTKSKCPSYVGITGIILQEFKHVFKIITEEDKLKVVPKLNNIFSLEIDGFVSYIYGSKFQLRASERSAKKFKLKGTIDL; this is translated from the exons ATGGGGCAGCCGCGCCTCCAG cCTCAAAGACCAGAAGAGGCCAAAGCCTTTGTAAATGCCTTCCTGAAGCGCAGTAtgccaaaaaagaaagatgaagctATCCAGGATATACTAACTCGGAAAGCTGTAGTTCTTGAGCATTATtccaaaaaaaagacaaagcaaaagaggaagaaactcAAAGGTTTTACTGCTAAGCAAAGGCGGGAAATGCATCTTTTTGAAATTGAACCCAAACAGCAAAG ATACACAATCTTTCTACAACTACATGAACTGTGGAAACAGTACATCAGAGACCTATGTCACGGACTTAAACCAGATGC GCAACCACATATGATTCAGGGCAAACTGCTAAAAGCTGATCTCCATGGAGCTATTGTTACAg TCACAAAATCAAAGTGCCCCTCATATGTTGGGATAACAGGAATCATTCTACAGGAATTTAAACATGTCTTTAAAATTATCACTGAAGAGGACAAATTAAAAG ttgttCCCAAACTTAACAACATATTTAGCTTGGAGATTGATGGATTCGTTTCCTACATCTATGGAAGCAAGTTCCAGCTTAGAGCGAGTGAACGATCTGCGAAAAAGTTCAAGCTGAAAGGAACTATTGACCTATGA
- the POP4 gene encoding ribonuclease P protein subunit p29 isoform X1 produces MEAQLYRRLPPEEMGQPRLQPQRPEEAKAFVNAFLKRSMPKKKDEAIQDILTRKAVVLEHYSKKKTKQKRKKLKGFTAKQRREMHLFEIEPKQQRYTIFLQLHELWKQYIRDLCHGLKPDAQPHMIQGKLLKADLHGAIVTVTKSKCPSYVGITGIILQEFKHVFKIITEEDKLKVVPKLNNIFSLEIDGFVSYIYGSKFQLRASERSAKKFKLKGTIDL; encoded by the exons ATGGAGG CGCAGCTGTACCGCCGCCTGCCGCCGGAGGAGATGGGGCAGCCGCGCCTCCAG cCTCAAAGACCAGAAGAGGCCAAAGCCTTTGTAAATGCCTTCCTGAAGCGCAGTAtgccaaaaaagaaagatgaagctATCCAGGATATACTAACTCGGAAAGCTGTAGTTCTTGAGCATTATtccaaaaaaaagacaaagcaaaagaggaagaaactcAAAGGTTTTACTGCTAAGCAAAGGCGGGAAATGCATCTTTTTGAAATTGAACCCAAACAGCAAAG ATACACAATCTTTCTACAACTACATGAACTGTGGAAACAGTACATCAGAGACCTATGTCACGGACTTAAACCAGATGC GCAACCACATATGATTCAGGGCAAACTGCTAAAAGCTGATCTCCATGGAGCTATTGTTACAg TCACAAAATCAAAGTGCCCCTCATATGTTGGGATAACAGGAATCATTCTACAGGAATTTAAACATGTCTTTAAAATTATCACTGAAGAGGACAAATTAAAAG ttgttCCCAAACTTAACAACATATTTAGCTTGGAGATTGATGGATTCGTTTCCTACATCTATGGAAGCAAGTTCCAGCTTAGAGCGAGTGAACGATCTGCGAAAAAGTTCAAGCTGAAAGGAACTATTGACCTATGA